The bacterium genomic sequence GTGACGGCACGCACGCCCCAGCGTCTCCCGCTCCCGCCGCTCCCAGACCGGCTCCCGCTGCGCCCGTGAGTGCCCCCGCGCCACAGGCTCCGCCGGCCCAGTCGGTTCCACCGTCTGCCCCCCCAACGCTGCCGTTGGCGGTGACGGCTCCGCGGGATCGGACCCAGGTGACGGCACCGTTTACGATCAAGGGGACCACTCGTCCGGGAGCCACCGTCCACATCTCGGTCCAGATGACCGGCGGCTTCCTCAACCTGCAAGTCGCCGATGTCTACGCTCCCGTAGATCCCCAAGGAAACTTTACCTTCCTCTTCGACCCCACCATCAAACCGGCCGGGGCGACGTTCACGATTACCGTGAACGCGATCGACGACCAGGAAACCGCCTCCGCCACCCTCTCCGTCCAAGAGCAGTAGCCGGGCCGCTTCCCGGCGCTTGCGCGCCGGAAGTGGGCGGAATTAGATTATAATGGAAGGGATCGCCGCGCCCCGTGGCCTGCCGGGAACGCATGAGAGTGAGGGATCGGCTGTGTCAGGACACTCCAAGTGGCATAATATCAAGATCAAGAAGTCCAAGACCGACCAGACGCGGGGAAAGCTGTTCAGCAAGATCGCGCGAGAAATCATCATCGCCGCGAAAGCGGGGGGCGGGGACCCGGCGGCCAACATGCGCCTCCGGGCGGCCGTCGACCGGGCGCGCGAAGCGAGCATGCCGAATGACAACATCCAGCGTGCCATCCAGCGCGGCGCGGGCGGGGGCGAAGGCGCGACGTACGAGGAAGTGACCTATGAAGGGATGGCGCCCGGCGGGGTCGCGGTGCTCGTCCAGGCGCAGACCGACAATCGCAACCGCACGGCCTCGGAGATTCGCAACATCTTCACCAAGGCCGAGGGGAACCTCGGTGCGTCGGTAGGGTGGTTGTTCGAGAAGAAGGGTGTCATCACCATGAAGAAGGCGGTCGCCTCGGAGGAGGAGGTTCTCACCAAGGCGGTCGACGCCGGGGCGGAGGATATGAAGGTGACCTCGGACGAGTACGAGATCACGGTCGCCCCGGAAGAGTTTGCCAAAGTAAAGCAGGCGCTCGAAGCCGCCGGGTATGCCCTGAGCTCAGCGGAAATCACGCTCGTGCCCAAGTCGACGGTGTCCGTGGAGGGCAAAGACGCGCAGCGGGTGCTGCGTCTCCTCGAAGCGCTCGAAGACCACGACGACGTCCAGCACGTGTACGCCAACTTCGATATCCCCGACGAAGTCCTCGAACAGGTCGGGTGAAAGGAGCGGCCGATGGGCCTGCGGGAGACTGTGCAACCGTCGTTTCATTTGGTCTGGGGGACCGTCCGCAAGAACGTTGAAGCGATGCCCGAAGAAGGGCTGGGGATCAAGCCGGACGGGCTCGAGACCCGCTCATTCCGCGAGATCGTCCTCCACATGGGCAACGCGTGCGTCACGTTCGGCGAGAACATCGGCCGGTCGACCTGGGAACGCGTCATGGCCTTCCCGCCCGAACAGTACACGAGCAAGGCGCAGATGCTGGCCGCGCTGGGCCAGGCGGGCGATCGATTCCTTGCCGGGCTCGCCCGCTTGTCCGATGAAGAGGCTGCGCGCACCGTCAAAACTCCGTGGGGCGTCGAGATGCCGCAGGGGCAGATGGTCGCCGGGCACGTGCCGCATATGTTCTACCATAACGGCCAGCTGGCCATTTACCTCCGGATGCACGGGGTCAAGCCCCTCTTCCTCGCCCGGTAGGCGAGTCTCGAAGCCCGGCCGACACATCCGCTGCCCGGAGGAAGACAGAACCGGGGCGGCGAACACTGGTTCGACTCGATCGCGGGCCTTTCGCCGGCCAATCAGACGGAGCAGGGATGCGCATCCTCGGAGTGGATCCAGGCCTGCGCCAGACCGGATACGGCCTTCTGGAGGTATCGGCACGGGGTCCCGGTCTCCTCGAAGCCGGGGTCATTCGCACCAGCGGACGGGCACCGCTCCCCAGCCGCCTGTGCGAGCTCTATCGTGGATTGGTCGAGATCATCTCCGAGGGACGCCCTGAACTCATCGCCATGGAAGATCTTTTCGCCCACTCCGCTTTCCCCCGCGCGGCGATCATGATGGGCCAGGTCTCGGGTGTGATCCAGCTGGCGGCGGCACAGGCCGGGATTCCGATCGATGCGATTCCTCCGGCCTCGGTGAAACACGCGATGGTCGCCTCCGGGCAGGCGGGGAAGCGTCAGGTGCAGCGAATGGTGCGGCGCCTTCTGGCGCTGGTCGAGGAGCCTGGGACGCACGTTGCGGACGCCCTGGCGCTGGCGCTGACCGCGGTGTCCCGCCGGGGGCTGCCCCTCGGACACCGCCGAAATCTCCGAGGGTCGGCGTGATCGCGTTCCTCCGAGGTCGTGTCCTCCGTCACCTCGAGCAGATGCTCGTGATTGAATGTGGGGGCGTGGGGTATGAAGTGCATCTGCCCGGGTTTGTCCGAGATACCCTGCGGGGGAGGCTGCAGGGTATCGGGGAGACGGTCGAGCTTCACATCTCGTACCACGTCTCCGCCAATCAGCCCCGCCCGATTCTCGTGGGCTTCCTGCAGGAGGTCGAGCAGGAGTTCTTCGAGTTGTTCATCACTGTTGACGGACTGGGGCCCGCGAAAGCCATGAAGGCGATCATCCACCCAATCGAGACGATCGCAGATGCCATCGAGCGGAAGGATATCGCGTACCTTCGGCGTCTGCCGGGGATCGGCGAGCGAACGGCCGAGAAGATCGTGGCCGCGCTTCGGGGCAAGATGGGAAAGTACGCCTTGCTGCGGACCGAGTCTCCAATCGCCGCTGCGGAGATCGGGGAAGACTTCCGCGAAGAGGTGATCGAAGTGCTCACCGGCCAGTTGGGGCACCGGGCGGTGGAGGCACGACAGATGGTTGAGCGGGCGCTCGAACGGAACCCGGCCGTGGCGTCCGCGGAGGAGCTGTTCCAAGAAGTGTATCGGGCTGAGCGGGGGGCGCTGACGTGACGCGGGAGCGGGTACTCGGGCAAGAGGGCGAGGAGAAGATCCCGCCCGCGGGCGACACGGAGGCGGGCGATGACGATCAGTTCATTCGCAGCCTGAGACCACGCACGCTGGACGAGTGCATCGGGCAGTCGCGGGTCAGGAGCGGCCTCAAGATCAGTTTGCAGGCTGCCCGCGAGCGCGGAGAGGCGCTCGACCACGTGCTGCTGCATGGCCCCCCGGGATTGGGGAAGACCACCTTCGCCAACGTAATCGCGGCCGAGATGCGGACGAACATCGTCACCACCTCGGGGCCTGCGATCGAGCGGGGCGGGGACCTCATGGGGATCCTGACCAACCTGAACCGGGGCGATGTCTTGTTCATCGATGAGATCCACCGGCTCCCCCGTGCGGTCGAGGAGTTTCTTTATCCGGCGATGGAGGATTTCTGCGTCAACTTTACGATCGAAAAGGGCGCCCACGCACGAACCCTCCGCTACACCCTCAAACCGTTCACGCTGGTGGGGGCGACGACGCGGGCCGGGCTGCTCTCTTCACCGTTGCGGGAACGCTTCGGGATCACCCACCACCTCGACTTCTATCCCATCGAAGAGCTGGCCCTCGTCGTGCTGCGGTCCGCTTCGATTCTGGGCGTCGAAGTGGTCGATGAGGGCGCCGAGGAGATCGCCCGGCGGTCTCGGGGGACCCCACGGATCGCCAACCGCCTGCTGCGGCGCGGGCGGGATTATGCACAAGTCCGGGCGCAGGGACGGATCACGCTCGAGGTGGCCAAGGAGGCGCTCGAGTTTGAAGGCGTCGATCCGCTCGGCCTCACAGGTCAGGATCGCGACATGCTCCGCACGATCATCCACGTGTACAACGGTGGACCGGTGGGAATCGACGCCCTCGCGGCCACCCTCAACGAGGAGGTCGACAGCCTCGTCGAGTTGATTGAGCCATTTCTCTTGAAAATCGGGTTCCTGACCCGCACCCAAGGGGGACGCCGTGTCACCCCGCTGGCGTGCGAGCACCTGGGAGTGCCCGCGCCGGATCGCAGTCAACGAGGTCAGGGAGCGCTGTTCGCGTGACGCCGCCGGCCCTCGGACGTCTCCTCATCGGGTTTGGCCTGGCGATCGCGGTGTGCGGGGCGCTCATCTGGCTGCTGGGGGCGCTCCCGCGTCTCCCGGGGGATATCTACGTCCAGCGTCGTGGGGTCACATTCTACATTCCTGTCCTGGGAAGCGTGTTGCTGAGTCTCCTTCTCACGCTGCTCCTGAACGTGTTCTTCGCCCGGCGATGATCCGGCACGCCGTCGTGGTCACGTTGAT encodes the following:
- a CDS encoding DinB family protein, whose protein sequence is MGLRETVQPSFHLVWGTVRKNVEAMPEEGLGIKPDGLETRSFREIVLHMGNACVTFGENIGRSTWERVMAFPPEQYTSKAQMLAALGQAGDRFLAGLARLSDEEAARTVKTPWGVEMPQGQMVAGHVPHMFYHNGQLAIYLRMHGVKPLFLAR
- the ruvA gene encoding Holliday junction branch migration protein RuvA, producing the protein MIAFLRGRVLRHLEQMLVIECGGVGYEVHLPGFVRDTLRGRLQGIGETVELHISYHVSANQPRPILVGFLQEVEQEFFELFITVDGLGPAKAMKAIIHPIETIADAIERKDIAYLRRLPGIGERTAEKIVAALRGKMGKYALLRTESPIAAAEIGEDFREEVIEVLTGQLGHRAVEARQMVERALERNPAVASAEELFQEVYRAERGALT
- a CDS encoding YebC/PmpR family DNA-binding transcriptional regulator, with the protein product MSGHSKWHNIKIKKSKTDQTRGKLFSKIAREIIIAAKAGGGDPAANMRLRAAVDRAREASMPNDNIQRAIQRGAGGGEGATYEEVTYEGMAPGGVAVLVQAQTDNRNRTASEIRNIFTKAEGNLGASVGWLFEKKGVITMKKAVASEEEVLTKAVDAGAEDMKVTSDEYEITVAPEEFAKVKQALEAAGYALSSAEITLVPKSTVSVEGKDAQRVLRLLEALEDHDDVQHVYANFDIPDEVLEQVG
- the ruvC gene encoding crossover junction endodeoxyribonuclease RuvC, which gives rise to MRILGVDPGLRQTGYGLLEVSARGPGLLEAGVIRTSGRAPLPSRLCELYRGLVEIISEGRPELIAMEDLFAHSAFPRAAIMMGQVSGVIQLAAAQAGIPIDAIPPASVKHAMVASGQAGKRQVQRMVRRLLALVEEPGTHVADALALALTAVSRRGLPLGHRRNLRGSA
- the ruvB gene encoding Holliday junction branch migration DNA helicase RuvB; its protein translation is MPPAGDTEAGDDDQFIRSLRPRTLDECIGQSRVRSGLKISLQAARERGEALDHVLLHGPPGLGKTTFANVIAAEMRTNIVTTSGPAIERGGDLMGILTNLNRGDVLFIDEIHRLPRAVEEFLYPAMEDFCVNFTIEKGAHARTLRYTLKPFTLVGATTRAGLLSSPLRERFGITHHLDFYPIEELALVVLRSASILGVEVVDEGAEEIARRSRGTPRIANRLLRRGRDYAQVRAQGRITLEVAKEALEFEGVDPLGLTGQDRDMLRTIIHVYNGGPVGIDALAATLNEEVDSLVELIEPFLLKIGFLTRTQGGRRVTPLACEHLGVPAPDRSQRGQGALFA
- a CDS encoding DUF2905 domain-containing protein is translated as MTPPALGRLLIGFGLAIAVCGALIWLLGALPRLPGDIYVQRRGVTFYIPVLGSVLLSLLLTLLLNVFFARR